In Trichoderma breve strain T069 chromosome 4, whole genome shotgun sequence, the following proteins share a genomic window:
- a CDS encoding BSD domain-containing protein — protein MASPTGHTLFKKKEGILSFTTDHKAITWTPISGGPATVSLPVTNITNLQQTPDSSPKVMLKIFEKSENASDPITYLFHFNTPEAKAEAQSVKDLLSRLLADLRNGDANVSKLVTTTSTPVANGEGAGSSATLMNIELQQSLMKKDRSLHETYVSAMSTKPDSMTTAAFNSQFWSMRINLLRAHAIETNQKKGAYNVLSTVKPRTVDGELKLNISVEQVQMIFAQHPLIKRIYNENVPRLTEAEFWSRFFLSKLAKKLKGERVTDNDPADAIFDKYNIDGNMQDAHSKTTTQPVPHIIDIEGNEENQGGFKGGNAKDVEMRPRANIPIVRTLNSLSEKIMANVPPSDNTAYDAQGLYNTSRELTLRDLKGDGEEQRIMLSIKERNNFFSSKDSPAQRGGDVLGSQRPEDVLTKVRNLHTAGPDKTGDIGLQINIDLDIDSDSDNESKPGLNATRDAIKEAEKDVMAGIQQQRSQKYGRASDDTSPMGIPTTISDKCALTHATTIEFLHQFWDGFLSGDPDRAIEVQYLAESLARSMARIQAVADEAEVERESAIQKRKQEIRSHFERTGKKIRWKPDMVGGGRDVVGKIMQPTVDALRRAQDTYSRALGEEGVQISTEST, from the exons ATGGCGAGCCCAACGGGCCACACTCTCttcaagaaaaaagagggcatCCTATCGTTCACGACTGATCATAAAGCCATAACATGGACGCCAATTTCGGGAGGCCCAGCAACTGTTTCGCTGCCAGTTACCAACATCACCA ATCTTCAGCAAACTCCCGACAGCTCTCCCAAAGTTATGCTTAAAATATTCGAGAAGTCCGAAAACGCAAGCGACCCCATCACCTACCTGTTCCATTTCAATACTCCAGAAGCTAAGGCAGAAGCTCAATCTGTCAAAGATCTGCTCTCGAGATTGCTGGCCGATCTACGGAATGGCGATGCAAACGTATCTAAGCTAGTGACTACTACCTCAACACCCGTTGCAAATGGAGAGGGTGCAGGGAGCTCTGCCACGCTG ATGAATATTGAGCTACAGCAATCTCTCATGAAGAAAGACAGGAGTTTGCACGAAACGTACGTGAGCGCCATGTCGACTAAGCCAGATTCAATGACTACTGCTGCCTTCAACTCCCAGTTCTGGTCCATGAGGATAAACTTATTAAGAGCCCATGCCATCGaaacaaaccaaaaaaaaggCGCATACAACGTCCTTTCAACTGTTAAACCTCGAACCGTGGATGGGGAGTTGAAACTGAACATCAGCGTGGAGCAAGTTCAAATGATATTTGCCCAACATCCATTAATTAAACGAATATACAATGAAAATGTACCGAGACTAACGGAAGCGGAATTCTGGTCGCGATTCTTCCTCAGCAAACTTGCTAAGAAGCTTAAGGGGGAACGCGTCACTGATAATGACCCTGCCGATGCTATCTTTGACAAGTACAATATCGATGGCAATATGCAAGATGCTCATTCTAAGACTACGACCCAGCCTGTCCCTCATATAATTGACATTGAGGGCAATGAAGAGAACCAAGGAGGTTTCAAAGGCGGCAACGCCAAGGATGTCGAAATGCGACCTCGAGCAAATATCCCTATCGTTAGGACACTTAACAGTCTGAGCGAAAAGATAATGGCAAATGTTCCTCCCTCGGATAACACGGCATATGATGCTCAGGGACTCTATAATACATCTCGAGAGCTAACTCTACGCGACCTAAAaggagatggtgaagaaCAGCGCATTATGCTGAGTATCAAAGAAAGGAATAACTTTTTTTCGTCGAAGGATTCCCCTGcccaaagaggaggagatgttCTTGGCAGTCAACGGCCTGAAGATGTTCTCACCAAAGTGAGAAATTTGCACACGGCCGGGCCTGATAAGACTGGGGACATTGGACTGCAAATCAACATAGACCTCGACATAGATAGTGACAGCGACAACGAGTCAAAACCTGGACTCAACGCTACTCGTGACGCAAttaaagaagcagagaaggaTGTCATGGCTGGCATACAACAACAGCGTTCTCAAAAATATGGACGCGCCTCGGATGATACATCTCCAATGGGAATACCTACTACGATCTCCGACAAGTGTGCTCTTACTCATGCTACAACGATTGAGTTTCTTCATCAGTTCTGGGACGGCTTTCTTTCCGGCGACCCTGACCGTGCCATAGAGGTACAATACTTGGCTGAATCGCTGGCGAGATCCATGGCACGTATTCAAGCCGTGGctgacgaggctgaggttgaaAGAGAGAGTGCCATTCAAAAGCGGAAGCAGGAGATTCGTAGTCACTTCGAACGCACAGGGAAAAAGATTCGATGGAAGCCAGATATGGTCGGCGGTGGTCGCGATGTCGTTGGCAAGATAATGCAGCCGACTGTGGATGCACTACGGCGAGCACAGGACACTTATTCTAGAGCACTAGGCGAGGAGGGTGTCCAAATATCGACGGAGAGCACATAA
- a CDS encoding ATPase family associated with various cellular activities (AAA) domain-containing protein, translating into MVPLTVRLSTRIPRAIHTSAIHLNNRSGGNGVQPAEDAIDNNDETEYQPGTETSGGRWRGNTTGSMRARQQRRRQVSALPPVELHQSFLRNNVSHYSPQEPPRLPIALAEDAKHPKVSPLSIDQGPSIKQKSEALEMYFEAALKHLLARGHELAVDLEKSRLDKDDRRWDSPEIVARAVRVGDMTVDSVMHLINAIYPTRVSEYSYQVRPFWWSHVPKILNSGLPGYRDQLSSLVASLDDQLDFAEQYEYPLPHVIADLPVDTFVALRKLVSRELLASPPPTFDYKTSKRPITILAVSGYGGKSISEAIGKYFAHYSGADLIQLDAYDLSELVGDYLGQNWAFSRGPLSMLGFRAAELNGKTAGGRDERPLESQDDDSDADVGITPSNSSSSTVVEELQKLRQGEYESFSKWENLKIDKILDQIIRSASLGSPQSRTRPVLIHLHDIIELGMTIEGSLLISRLRALADIAWQQGLQIAILGSSSCEQHSEEYLNTIREFAANDFVITRHVQPDYVERYNTTKGNVRTQIPFHLQKADYLVENVNNITRMLRALDPESSSEVSGLSLESILTYLRSSNPKFSMLQTSILPAPEIYHLACAFKSQGKAGANSSQSGFQERFSLGRLQQWHGDNLLNEDRAEGDVFNGTPSASDDSTTMEGRATLKLNEYEKRIASGQINRENLRTTFSDVHAPPETISALKLLTSLSLVRPDAFSYGVLAQDKISGCLLYGPPGTGKTMLAKAVAKESGANMLEVSGASINDKWVGESEKLIRAVFTLAKKLTPCVVFIDEADSLLASRSMFTNRASHREHINQFLKEWDGMEETSAFIMVATNRPFDLDDAVLRRLPRKILVDLPLEDDRLAILKLQLKGEILDDSVSLDEYAKRTPYYSGSDLKNMCVAAAMAAVEEENEAAAKHKGPHPFQYPERRILQKTHFEKALKSIPASINEDMVSLKLIRKFDEEYGNRKRSATKSNMGFGFAEDKRHIKR; encoded by the coding sequence ATGGTTCCGCTGACCGTCAGGCTATCGACACGCATTCCACGCGCCATACATACGTCTGCCATCCACTTAAACAACCGCAGTGGAGGAAATGGCGTCCAGCCCGCTGAGGACGCAATAGATAACAATGACGAGACCGAATATCAACCCGGTACAGAAACATCTGGCGGGCGCTGGAGAGGCAATACAACGGGCTCTATGAGAGCACGCCAGCAACGGAGGAGACAGGTTTCTGCTTTGCCACCGGTTGAACTACATCAGAGCTTTCTTCGAAACAACGTATCCCATTATTCACCCCAAGAACCACCACGACTGCCCATTGCGCTGGCAGAAGATGCAAAACACCCAAAAGTATCCCCACTTTCGATTGACCAAGGACCATCCATAAAACAAAAGTCGGAAGCCCTGGAGATGTATTTTGAGGCGGCATTGAAGCACCTCTTGGCTCGGGGCCATGAACTGGCCGTGGACTTGGAAAAGTCTCGTTTAGACAAGGATGATCGAAGATGGGACTCACCAGAGATTGTAGCACGGGCAGTTCGGGTCGGGGATATGACCGTTGACTCGGTTATGCATTTGATCAATGCTATATACCCTACCCGAGTATCCGAATATTCTTACCAAGTGCGACCCTTTTGGTGGTCTCACGTTCCTAAAATTCTCAACAGTGGCCTGCCGGGCTATCGCGACCAGCTCTCTTCCCTTGTGGCTTCTTTGGATGATCAGCTTGATTTTGCTGAACAATATGAATATCCCCTGCCCCATGTTATCGCCGACCTCCCCGTTGATACGTTCGTCGCTCTGCGAAAGTTGGTATCTCGCGAGTTGCTCGCATCACCGCCACCAACGTTCGATTATAAAACCAGCAAGAGACCAATTACAATTCTTGCTGTATCAGGATATGGAGGCAAGTCGATTTCGGAAGCGATCGGAAAGTACTTCGCACACTACAGCGGCGCAGACTTGATCCAATTGGATGCGTATGATCTCTCGGAGCTTGTGGGTGATTATTTGGGTCAAAACTGGGCCTTTTCGCGGGGCCCTCTTTCAATGTTGGGATTTAGAGCTGCCGAATTGAATGGCAAAACCGCAGGCGGTCGGGATGAGAGGCCACTTGAGAGCCAGGATGACGACTCCGATGCGGACGTTGGAATTACCCCAAGTAATTCAAGCTCATCGACTGTGGTAGAGGAGCTCCAGAAGTTGCGCCAGGGAGAGTACGAGAGTTTCAGCAAATGGGAAAACCTGAAGATTGATAAAATATTGGACCAAATTATTCGATCGGCTAGCCTTGGATCTCCTCAGTCCCGTACTCGACCAGTATTGATCCACCTTCACGACATTATTGAATTGGGCATGACGATTGAGGGCTCTCTGCTGATTAGCAGATTGCGAGCTCTCGCGGACATTGCCTGGCAGCAAGGGTTGCAAATCGCTATCCTCGGGTCCTCATCATGTGAACAACACTCAGAAGAATACTTGAATACGATCAGGGAATTTGCTGCTAACGACTTTGTCATCACCCGCCACGTCCAACCAGATTATGTGGAGCGGTATAATACGACGAAGGGAAATGTTCGAACTCAAATACCATTCCACCTGCAAAAGGCTGATTACCTTGTTGAGAATGTTAACAACATTACACGCATGCTGAGAGCTCTGGATCCTGAATCATCGTCGGAAGTTTCTGGCCTGTCACTTGAATCCATTTTAACCTATCTGCGTTCTTCAAACCCGAAATTTTCGATGTTACAGACTTCTATTCTTCCGGCACCCGAAATTTATCATTTAGCATGTGCCTTCAAGTCACAAGGTAAGGCTGGTGCTAATAGCTCGCAATCGGGCTTTCAAGAGCGCTTTAGCCTGGGCCGTCTCCAGCAGTGGCATGGCGATAATCTCCTCAACGAAGATCGTGCTGAAGGAGATGTTTTCAATGGAACTCCTTCGGCTAGTGATGACTCTACTACTATGGAGGGCCGTGCTACCTTGAAGTTGAATGAATACGAGAAGCGAATAGCTTCTGGTCAGATAAATCGCGAGAATCTTCGTACAACATTTTCAGACGTTCATGCTCCGCCCGAAACTATATCCGCTTTGAAGCTTCTCACCTCGCTTTCTCTCGTGAGGCCGGATGCATTCTCATACGGTGTATTAGCGCAAGATAAGATTTCAGGTTGTCTCCTATATGGACCACCTGGAACAGGTAAAACTatgttggcaaaggcagTTGCAAAGGAAAGCGGCGCAAACATGCTTGAAGTTAGCGGCGCATCGATCAATGATAAATGGGTTGGGGAAAGTGAAAAGCTCATTCGCGCAGTCTTTACCTTGGCCAAAAAATTGACTCCGTGTGTCGTTTTTATCGACGAGGCAGATTCTCTGTTGGCTAGTCGAAGCATGTTCACTAACCGGGCATCTCATCGCGAACATATCAACCAGTTCCTCAAGGAGTGGGACGGGATGGAAGAGACAAGCGCCTTCATAATGGTTGCCACCAATCGGCCTTTTGATTTGGATGACGCCGTCTTGCGGCGATTACCGCGCAAAATTCTCGTTGATCTTCCTCTTGAGGATGACCGGCTGGCGATTTTAAAATTACAACTCAAAGGCGAGATACTGGATGATTCTGTATCATTGGATGAGTATGCAAAACGAACTCCTTACTACTCAGGATCGGACCTTAAAAACATGTGTGTCGCTGCAGCAATGGCTgcggtggaagaagaaaatgaagctGCGGCCAAACACAAAGGCCCTCATCCCTTTCAATACCCTGAAAGACGAATTCTTCAGAAGACTCATTTCGAAAAGGCCTTGAAAAGTATTCCTGCAAGTATCAACGAAGATATGGTATCTCTAAAACTAATCCGCAAATTCGATGAGGAATAtggaaatagaaaaagaagtgcCACCAAGTCAAATATGGGCTTTGGTTTTGCGGAGGATAAGCGCCATATCAAACGATGA
- a CDS encoding mus7/MMS22 family domain-containing protein: MSNWRELGVIPDSEDEGDYFVDDELPLSHTQTPVITSVSKAQYAESIWDVPESDDDGQADTPIPEAPPLSPRPSLRERPEPETTTIPFTLAEDISQNQVQPFPLNNPETSSPFLVPTFNEVASHSSQNAEDISSSGVADATSSGNNDLASTLSTSHQRPAIPGGDGIHHYATDWEGTVAAAGHRRSLRPRTLIQEHPYAIDLARHSNDFRQHGLIPVKMVVGTEKGLLPRASQDGDFNLDSQNDDLPPASNNTEASSFTASMRERHTPDVNPPWSNAPQHDGRAASNSSASSPTNVVDDDAFDQDLPDLSQLLKRNLQTGKTNKRMRQASQIQPLAQRIKRRGIIYSDSPEPNSAVGRISRSPSPSVEWPDSNAQQTVPVSSQELGSQNRYGQQRKRETSETTSEAEGDVHQAVTEFRRRIRGVLPASWLRLDQQTSKKSSHHVVKKNLQHRFPNQQQRGIAITKKVAPDSTALNDVPMELGEESPVRYTADDLSEHQSRISFSHSPEQENDGADEHSALEEDRIAPMVIGSKRQLQLPRNLKRNRKRAKVSSGPRTQFARSRPRQQAITGFFHSEKDELTGSMTVDHFSDDSLSILDTIEPDAPRFIRIAARSAKQTMNLGRSSVQRKTIRLATRQDQIDAMSVMEKWKSGLIAQRPSVSAASKSNRRRRQRTNIDQHLSKGKSASRNTFGIFRGISRKFIKYHGDSGTIGYRRNQSHNSTNKTSISTLSDNTHLPSPASREAQLEVDERTGEAIVSFRSRKRALDRIFNKQTPKKFAWHLAETNNTLAPRYGAAESNITEYTPPRIFQEQEQKARQIRPRKRTRPRRIDVTAPQYTHAADPLPVDAPILINDVPSEKSKLYGLGPYGTRYTHHFEIFPLIPEVQLHKSTVLGNGTLKAFLIEDSRIRLSDLHRQISVRLNDQIFIWSSWNPKVSSELGILFDLIAELLEDGQERGLRDGRHVIDAVHSTLEYIGGILDPVALESQIPPLIPRLQEVFRGFIDRVSIGLGQASFNHAANRQLLLKILDRVFLMSSMMVKHCQTTAQLMDELPAAERTMLLLAKLMISVLLRCGTNQIKQIYKEFSQLHCSGRMLGESAVEMHSWITLIKSFEHVGSRQVSFWNVLETAVLKPEVLSSTDAREFENVWEIIFTLLPLFEFDDTGKVVAEKQHKTGNEGWSMPQKLIRRVFQLYQENDQQAASFNSYCRALISRCHYLVQQWGWLRSTSVIGVIFDFFGSRRLAHLRNEEVYRSPQFLETLADRPVLEVEEDDYCFHIFLKLLAISIKKLEKFGSEKDIRNLITRTIPNHSRLYLKEHNIHERDLAALRNHHDLIATLFWAAPPDTRPSVALIEGLITPASSHKEACLINIRSWAQLSRFVVSSGETKASFSPFNQWRNTFFQQMLVQFGGIENDINQQYLTLSKDKSTFITQNAVETAISKNKAAVMDVLHLSLTASLDVLKYAPDLEAATYCLNTLHLKQLFKYFTAPSSELDWSILRVALTILDVFLSAVEKFKESQQSLQKQDISCTYFSMAKCVLSLPTETLSLTRAATADMTWCIRQIIVLSARMGIGFINGGFLTISDLFKPGKWCLFPDQLHTMDPPHRQHCMMFISSLLEHRFDDFSGVDFNIFEVWALALVTPLKYLKCEGLFGIQHYCHAEGFAPPKMAESRAQPSYKSNLLLFEFAVTSMRKNIRRADSRLRRASDLEYSKTLKHVMKQMRNDLSLVYGDTSQHQRFVTFVQHIVSSIKAHGSDICTIDNFFLQVSAVYSPPIQDVQLQIAGMLSYGIRIEEGDSRATHELFFLMFNNFKHALVNGNLTRDVRMLRRGMKHQSILAFVLGKMLPAILRVSFMDSSSFALLDVYAEALHLLLSGRILSRQLDNNDLPHVVVTMRAIVEGMRVMRRGQRVLKIDAFLN, translated from the exons ATGTCTAATTGGAGGGAGCTTGGAGTGATACCAGATTccgaagatgaaggtgattACTTTGTCGATGATGAATTACCTCTATCACACACGCAAACACCAGTCATAACCTCCGTTTCCAAAGCCCAATACGCAGAAAGTATTTGGGATGTCCCTGAAtctgacgatgatggccAAGCCGACACCCCCATTCCGGAGGCCCCTCCATTATCGCCGAGGCCAAGTTTACGAGAAAGGCCCGAGCCTGAGACTACAACCATCCCGTTTACCTTAGCCGAAGACATCTCTCAGAACCAGGTACAACCATTCCCTCTGAACAATCCAGAGACAAGCTCTCCCTTTCTCGTACCTACATTTAACGAGGTAGCTTCTCACAGCAGCCAAAACGCCGAGGACATCAGCAGCTCCGGAGTCGCAGATGCAACTTCGTCTGGGAATAACGACTTGGCCTCAACGCTTTCGACATCCCATCAAAGACCGGCGATACCTGGAGGTGATGGTATTCACCACTATGCTACGGACTGGGAAGGGACAGTGGCCGCGGCTGGTCACAGACGATCCTTGCGGCCTCGAACACTGATCCAAGAACATCCATATGCCATTGATCTTGCGCGCCATAGCAATGATTTCAGGCAGCATGGACTTATACCAGTGAAGATGGTAGTTGGTACGGAAAAGGGCCTGCTACCAAGAGCATCACAGGATGGAGATTTTAACCTGGACAGCCAAAATGATGATCTGCCGCCAGCATCCAACAACACAGAGGCTAGCAGCTTCACTGCCTCCATGCGAGAGCGTCATACGCCAGATGTTAATCCACCTTGGTCGAATGCTCCCCAACATGATGGCCGAGCTGCCAGCAACAGTTCAGCTAGCTCGCCGACGAATGtagtcgatgatgatgccttcGACCAAGACTTACCAGACTTGAGTCAGCTCCTGAAACGGAATTTGCAGACCGGGAAGACGAACAAGAGGATGCGACAAGCGTCTCAAATCCAGCCCTTGGCCCAGAGAATCAAAAGGCGAGGCATTATCTATAGTGATTCGCCGGAACCCAACTCTGCCGTTGGTCGAATATCAAGGTCTCCCAGCCCTTCTGTAGAATGGCCAGATTCAAATGCTCAGCAGACTGTACCTG TATCATCTCAAGAGCTCGGCAGTCAAAATAGATATGGCCAACAAAGGAAACGAGAAACGTCAGAGACTACTAGTGAAGCCGAGGGTGATGTACACCAAGCAGTCACTGAATTCAGGCGTCGTATTCGGGGTGTCCTTCCTGCTTCCTGGCTTCGACTAGATCAGCAAACGAGTAAAAAGAGCTCTCACCACGTTGTCAAGAAGAATCTACAACATCGGTTTCCCAATCAACAACAGCGGGGAATAGCTATTACCAAGAAAGTAGCTCCTGATTCCACTGCTTTGAACGATGTTCCGATGGAACTTGGTGAAGAGAGCCCAGTCCGGTATACGGCAGATGATTTATCTGAGCATCAATCTAGGATATCATTCTCGCATTCTCCAGAGCAAGAGAATGATGGAGCCGACGAGCACTCGGCTCTGGAAGAAGACCGTATAGCCCCCATGGTCATTGGTAGCAAGCGTCAGCTCCAACTTCCCAggaatttaaaaagaaacaggAAACGAGCCAAGGTGTCAAGCGGACCCCGGACTCAATTTGCGCGGTCTCGTCCAAGACAGCAGGCTATTACGGGATTTTTTCATTCTGAAAAGGACGAATTGACTGGGTCAATGACCGTCGATCATTTCTCGGATGACTCTTTGTC TATCCTTGATACGATAGAGCCGGATGCTCCTAGATTCATACGCATTGCTGCACGCTCTGCTAAACAAACTATGAATCTAGGACGTAGTAGCGTACAGCGGAAAACAATCAGATTGGCTACCAGGCAAGACCAGATAGATGCTATGTCTGTTATGGAGAAGTGGAAGTCAGGGTTGATTGCACAGCGGCCTTCGGTATCGGCAGCAAGCAAGTCCAATCGAAGACGACGTCAGAGGACAAATATAGATCAACACCTTTCAAAGGGGAAGTCAGCTTCCAGGAACACATTCGGTATATTCAGAGGCATTTCCCGCAAATTTATCAAGTATCACGGTGATAGTGGCACTATTGGCTACCGACGAAACCAATCACATAACAGCACCAACAAAACCTCCATATCTACATTAAGCGACAACACCCATCTGCCTTCGCCTGCCTCAAGGGAAGCTCAGCTAGAAGTCGATGAGAGAACTGGGGAAGCCATCGTTTCGTTTCGCTCAAGGAAGAGGGCTCTAGATCGTATTTTTAACAAGCAAACGCCAAAAAAATTTGCCTGGCATCTAGCCGAAACTAATAACACCTTGGCTCCTAGATATGGTGCCGCGGAATCCAACATCACAGAATACACGCCGCCGCGTATATTCCAggaacaagagcaaaaagcaaGGCAGATAAGGCCTCGAAAGAGGACCAGGCCTCGTCGAATCGATGTCACAGCACCTCAATATACCCATGCTGCTGATCCCCTGCCAGTGGATGCTCCTATTTTAATTAATGATGTTCCATCTGAAAAGAGCAAGCTCTATGGCCTAGGTCCCTATGGTACCCGATACACCCATCATTTCGAGATATTTCCTCTCATTCCTGAAGTCCAGCTTCACAAATCAACAGTACTTGGCAATGGCACTTTAAAGGCCTTCCTGATCGAAGACTCACGCATAAGATTATCCGACCTTCATAGACAAATCTCGGTTAGACTCAATGACCAAATTTTTATTTGGAGCTCCTGGAATCCTAAAGTGTCATCCGAACTTGGAATTCTATTTGACTTAATCGCTGAGCTACTGGAAGATGGTCAGGAGAGGGGCCTCCGCGACGGCCGTCACGTTATTGATGCCGTCCATTCTACTTTGGAATACATAGGAGGTATCCTCGATCCAGTGGCATTGGAATCTCAAATTCCCCCTCTTATACCGCGACTACAAGAAGTTTTTCGGGGTTTCATCGATCGAGTCAGTATCGGGCTTGGGCAGGCTTCATTTAACCATGCTGCAAATCGTCAACTTCTTCTGAAAATACTGGATAGGGTGTTTCTAATGTCCTCTATGATGGTAAAACATTGTCAAACCACAGCACAGCTCATGGATGAGCTTCCTGCTGCAGAACGGACGATGTTATTACTGGCAAAGTTGATGATTTCGGTCCTTCTCCGCTGCGGTACCAATCAAATCAAGCAAATTTACAAAGAATTCAGTCAACTCCATTGCAGTGGCCGCATGTTAGGGGAAAGTGCCGTCGAAATGCATTCATGGATTACGCTGATCAAATCTTTTGAGCATGTAGGCTCACGACAAGTTTCTTTCTGGAATGTATTAGAAACAGCTGTCTTAAAGCCAGAAGTTCTCTCCAGCACAGACGCTCGTGAATTTGAAAATGTCTGGGAGATAATCTTCACCCTCCTCCCGCTCTTCGAGTTTGACGACACTGGGAAAGTAGTGGCTGAGAAACAACACAAGACGGGAAACGAGGGGTGGTCAATGCCTCAAAAGCTTATCCGTCGCGTCTTCCAGCTGTACCAGGAGAATGATCAGCAGGCTGCGAGCTTCAATAGCTACTGCCGGGCTCTTATTTCGCGATGCCACTACCTAGTTCAACAATGGGGTTGGCTTCGTAGCACGTCGGTTATTGGAGTTATCTTTGACTTCTTTGGGTCACGGAGGCTTGCGCATCTCAGGAATGAAGAAGTCTATAGGTCACCGCAGTTCCTGGAGACTCTAGCCGATAGACCAGttcttgaggttgaggaggacgACTACTGCTTTCATATATTTCTGAAACTGCTTGCCATAAGCATTAAAAAGCTTGAAAAATTTGGCTCAGAGAAGGACATACGCAATCTGATAACTCGAACAATACCAAATCATAGTCGATTATATCTCAAGGAACATAACATTCATGAGCGAGACTTGGCTGCTTTGAGAAATCACCATGATCTCATTGCTACTCTGTTCTGGGCGGCACCACCCGATACCAGGCCTTCAGTGGCTCTCATTGAAGGACTTATTACTCCTGCTAGTTCTCATAAAGAGGCATGCTTAATCAACATTCGATCATGGGCTCAACTTTCGCGATTTGTCGTTTCTTCTGGTGAGACAAAGGCGTCATTTAGCCCTTTCAACCAATGGAGAAATACTTTCTTCCAGCAGATGTTGGTGCAATTCGGTGGTATTGAAAATGATATCAATCAACAGTATCTAACCTTATCCAAGGATAAGAGTACTTTTATCACTCAGAATGCTGTTGAGACCGCAATATCCAAGAACAAGGCAGCTGTGATGGACGTTCTTCATCTATCATTGACAGCATCATTGGATGTGTTAAAATACGCTCCAGATTTAGAGGCGGCAACATACTGCTTAAACACTCTTCATCTAAAGCAGCTTTTCAAATACTTCACAGCGCCGTCTTCCGAATTAGACTGGTCTATACTACGTGTAGCCTTGACGATTTTAGACGTATTTTTATCCGCTGTCGAAAAGTTCAAAGAGAGCCAGCAGAGTCTGCAGA AGCAAGACATTTCTTGCACTTATTTCTCAATGGCTAAATGCGTCTTATCACTTCCGACAGAAACGCTCAGCCTCACGAGGGCAGCTACAGCTGATATGACTTGGTGTATCAGACAGATCATCGTATTATCGGCAAGAATGGGCATAGGCTTCATTAATGGCGGCTTTTTGACAATATCTGACCTGTTCAAGCCTGGCAAATGGTGCCTGTTCCCGGACCAATTACACACAATGGATCCCCCACATAGGCAGCATTGTATGATGTTCATATCATCGCTCTTGGAGCACAGATTCGATGACTTTTCTGGCGTTGACTTCAACATATTTGAGGTATGGGCTCTAGCATTGGTCACGCCCCTCAAATATTTGAAGTGCGAAGGTCTCTTCGGCATACAACACTACTGCCATGCTGAAGGCTTCGCTCCTCCCAAGATGGCCGAGTCGAGAGCTCAACCGAGTTATAAATCAAATCTACTCTTATTTGAGTTTGCCGTTACATCGATGCGCAAAAACATTCGCCGCGCAGATTCCAGACTTAGGCGCGCTTCTGATCTAGAATACTCCAAAACACTCAAACATGTGATGAAACAGATGCGCAATGACTTGAGCTTGGTGTACGGAGACACTTCACAACATCAGCGGTTTGTTACCTTCGTCCAGCACATTGTATCATCGATCAAGGCGCACGGGTCAGATATTTGCACGATTGACAACTTCTTTCTCCAGGTCAGCGCGGTATACTCTCCGCCTATTCAAGACGTCCAACTTCAGATTGCAGGTATGCTCTCGTATGGCATTCGCATAGAAGAAGGGGATTCTAGGGCAACTCACGAATTGTTTTTTCTCATGTTCAACAATTTCAAACACGCCCTAGTAAATGGAAATCTTACCCGTGATGTCCGTATGCTTCGGAGAGGCATGAAGCATCAGAGCATACTGGCTTTTGTGCTGGGAAAGATGCTGCCCGCCATCCTCAGAGTCTCATTCATGGATAGCTCATCCTTTGCCCTGCTGGATGTATATGCTGAAGCTCTGCACTTACTACTAAGTGGGCGTATATTGTCACGGCAGCTTGATAACAACGATCTCCCCCATGTGGTCGTTACCATGCGAGCTATTGTGGAAGGCATGAGAGTCATGCGCCGCG GGCAGAGAGTCCTGAAGATAGATGCCTTCTTGAATTAG